The following coding sequences lie in one Pontibacter sp. G13 genomic window:
- the leuB gene encoding 3-isopropylmalate dehydrogenase — protein MQATIALLPGDGIGPEVIQEAQKVLAVVAERFGHTFTYETGLVGATAIDATGNPFPEATHALCVKADAILFGAIGDPKYDNDPTAKVRPEQGLLAMRKALGLFANIRPVKAWDQLAEASPLRPEVIQGVDLVILRELISGIYFGQPRGRNEAGTQAFDTCVYDKETILRMAKEAFEMARNRRKKVTLVDKANVLATSRLWREVVTEYAATQTDIEFETMFVDNAAMQLIRDPKVFDVVLTGNLFGDILSDEASVITGSLGTLPSASVGEQTSLFEPVHGSYPQAAGQNRANPIATILSAAMMLEMAFGLHAEGQAIRAAVDVAIAEGKTTEDLANGSLSCTEVGDFIASQIRATIGV, from the coding sequence ATGCAAGCAACTATCGCATTGTTGCCGGGAGACGGAATCGGCCCGGAAGTCATTCAGGAAGCTCAGAAGGTGCTGGCGGTTGTCGCCGAGCGATTCGGGCATACCTTCACCTACGAAACAGGGTTGGTCGGTGCTACAGCCATCGATGCCACGGGTAATCCATTTCCCGAAGCGACCCATGCGCTTTGCGTCAAGGCGGATGCCATCTTGTTTGGGGCCATCGGCGATCCCAAGTATGACAATGATCCGACTGCCAAGGTCCGCCCGGAACAGGGGCTATTGGCGATGCGGAAGGCGTTGGGGCTCTTTGCCAATATCCGCCCAGTCAAGGCGTGGGACCAATTGGCGGAAGCCTCTCCCTTGCGTCCAGAAGTGATTCAGGGCGTGGATCTGGTGATTCTCCGTGAATTGATCAGCGGAATCTATTTCGGACAGCCGCGGGGCAGAAATGAAGCTGGAACCCAGGCGTTCGATACGTGCGTCTACGACAAGGAAACGATCCTTCGCATGGCCAAGGAAGCTTTCGAAATGGCCCGAAATCGCCGCAAGAAAGTCACCCTCGTGGATAAGGCCAATGTTCTCGCGACTTCGCGTCTATGGCGAGAAGTGGTAACCGAATATGCCGCAACGCAGACCGACATCGAGTTCGAGACCATGTTTGTGGACAATGCCGCCATGCAATTGATTCGCGATCCCAAGGTCTTTGATGTGGTCTTGACGGGCAATCTGTTTGGGGACATTCTGAGCGATGAAGCTTCCGTGATCACGGGATCATTGGGGACATTGCCGTCTGCATCTGTGGGCGAACAGACCTCTTTGTTCGAGCCTGTTCACGGTTCCTATCCACAAGCTGCGGGGCAAAACCGCGCCAATCCCATCGCAACCATTTTATCGGCTGCGATGATGCTGGAAATGGCTTTCGGTCTTCATGCAGAAGGGCAGGCAATCCGCGCTGCGGTAGATGTCGCCATCGCCGAGGGAAAGACCACGGAAGATCTAGCCAATGGCAGCCTGAGTTGTACCGAGGTGGGCGATTTCATCGCTTCCCAAATCCGTGCAACCATCGGCGTATAA
- the leuC gene encoding 3-isopropylmalate dehydratase large subunit codes for MAKTLFDKIWDRHVVGRPADGPDILYIDTHLIHEVTSPQAFDGLRVRNLPVARPLQTVATADHNVPTLNQHLPIEEPLSRKQVDTLIRNCEEFGLELYGLGHPNQGIVHVIGPELGITLPGKTMVCGDSHTSTHGAFGAIAFGIGTSEVEQVLATQCVLKERPKTMRITVEGELGQGVTAKDVILYIISQISASGGTGYFVEYAGSAIRSLTMEGRMTVCNMSIEMGARGGMIAPDETTFEYVKGRDFAPKGEAFEQAVADWKTLVTEPDAVFDKEYTFDAADIAPMITYGTNPGMGVKIDQAVPTAGEMGTDSERDTLGKALGYMGLVEGQSMMGHPIDYVFIGSCTNSRIEDLRAVAEFVKGRQKAANVEAWIVPGSMQVRAQAQEEGLDAVLAEAGFQLREPGCSACLAMNEDKVPAGKYCVSTSNRNFEGRQGPGSRTFLASPIMAAAAALTGEITDVRQLM; via the coding sequence ATGGCTAAGACCCTTTTTGACAAGATCTGGGATCGGCACGTCGTCGGACGACCTGCCGATGGCCCAGATATCTTGTACATTGACACCCACCTGATCCACGAGGTCACCAGTCCTCAAGCGTTTGACGGCCTTCGCGTGCGCAATTTGCCCGTAGCCCGTCCCCTACAAACCGTGGCCACCGCGGATCACAATGTCCCCACGCTCAACCAACATCTTCCCATCGAAGAGCCGCTATCCCGCAAGCAAGTGGATACCCTGATCCGTAACTGCGAGGAATTTGGTCTGGAACTCTATGGACTCGGTCATCCCAATCAGGGAATCGTCCATGTCATCGGGCCGGAGCTGGGAATCACCCTCCCGGGGAAAACCATGGTGTGTGGAGATAGCCATACGTCTACCCACGGAGCTTTTGGTGCAATCGCATTTGGGATCGGAACCAGCGAAGTCGAGCAGGTCTTGGCTACGCAATGTGTCCTGAAAGAACGTCCCAAAACCATGCGGATCACCGTCGAGGGAGAATTGGGGCAGGGCGTGACCGCCAAGGATGTGATTCTGTACATCATCTCCCAAATTTCCGCTTCTGGCGGTACGGGATACTTCGTGGAGTATGCCGGTAGCGCGATTCGTTCCCTCACGATGGAAGGCCGAATGACCGTCTGCAATATGTCCATCGAGATGGGCGCTCGTGGCGGAATGATCGCTCCAGATGAAACGACCTTCGAATATGTGAAAGGGCGCGACTTCGCTCCCAAGGGGGAAGCATTTGAGCAGGCAGTAGCCGATTGGAAAACGCTGGTCACAGAGCCGGACGCAGTCTTTGACAAGGAATACACCTTCGATGCGGCGGATATTGCACCGATGATCACGTATGGAACCAATCCCGGTATGGGCGTGAAGATCGATCAAGCGGTGCCGACTGCCGGAGAAATGGGCACCGATTCGGAGCGAGATACCTTGGGTAAGGCATTGGGATACATGGGGTTGGTGGAAGGTCAATCCATGATGGGACATCCGATCGACTATGTGTTTATTGGAAGCTGCACCAATTCCCGGATCGAGGATCTCCGCGCTGTGGCTGAATTTGTCAAGGGCCGTCAAAAGGCGGCGAATGTGGAAGCTTGGATCGTGCCCGGCTCCATGCAAGTTCGCGCACAGGCACAGGAGGAAGGGCTGGATGCCGTCCTCGCCGAAGCAGGATTCCAGCTTCGCGAACCCGGTTGTTCCGCTTGTCTCGCCATGAATGAGGACAAAGTTCCCGCAGGAAAATACTGCGTGTCCACGTCCAACAGAAACTTCGAAGGACGCCAAGGGCCCGGCTCTCGCACCTTCTTGGCAAGCCCGATCATGGCGGCAGCAGCTGCATTGACTGGGGAAATCACCGATGTCCGACAATTGATGTAA
- a CDS encoding RHS repeat-associated core domain-containing protein: protein MLSVFSDRKLQIPDAVLENVDGYTAEIYAYNDYFPFGMLMPGRNGQRDGYRYGFNGMERDDEMKGAGNSYDFGARVYDSRVGRWLSLDPAMSMREWVTPYNFVQNSPIIRIDPDGMLDDIFFIYEDGSIEQIEAEGADHFYFVVETETDYKSFYLASFEQNDHGLLYLPEELCVSYCDYSDDGVEFTIRQKPNGPEDEMWIRPDAMGSLLGAAVELNTKEMAVNHFSNEDGSSPSPSSSHVQGKNGDIRYLRTDADWTQAVWVQHDEFDKTRNTNMAAAFIKYGWSNLKSFEHNGWITPGTSHLANHHHHFHLQGYSPNLQIVSVPSFME from the coding sequence GTACTCGAAAACGTCGATGGTTACACCGCCGAGATCTATGCGTATAATGACTATTTCCCCTTCGGGATGCTGATGCCGGGTAGGAATGGGCAGCGGGATGGATATCGGTATGGGTTTAATGGGATGGAGCGAGATGATGAGATGAAGGGGGCAGGGAATAGCTATGATTTTGGGGCACGGGTGTATGATTCGCGGGTGGGGAGATGGTTGAGTTTGGATCCTGCGATGTCAATGCGAGAATGGGTTACTCCCTACAATTTTGTTCAAAATAGCCCTATCATTAGGATTGATCCAGATGGAATGCTAGACGATATATTTTTTATTTATGAAGATGGTTCAATTGAACAGATAGAAGCAGAAGGGGCTGATCATTTCTATTTTGTTGTAGAAACAGAGACTGATTATAAATCCTTTTATCTTGCGTCATTTGAACAGAATGATCATGGACTCTTATACTTACCAGAGGAACTTTGTGTAAGTTACTGTGATTATAGTGATGATGGAGTAGAATTTACGATTAGGCAAAAGCCAAATGGCCCTGAAGATGAAATGTGGATAAGGCCAGATGCTATGGGATCACTTCTAGGCGCAGCCGTGGAGTTAAACACTAAAGAAATGGCTGTCAATCATTTTAGTAATGAAGATGGATCATCTCCTTCTCCAAGCTCAAGTCATGTACAAGGGAAAAATGGGGACATCAGATATTTACGGACAGATGCAGATTGGACTCAAGCCGTTTGGGTTCAACATGATGAGTTTGACAAGACCCGAAACACAAATATGGCGGCAGCTTTTATAAAATATGGGTGGTCAAATTTAAAATCATTTGAACACAATGGGTGGATAACTCCTGGAACATCTCATTTAGCAAATCATCATCACCACTTTCACCTCCAAGGTTATTCTCCAAATCTGCAAATAGTCAGTGTGCCTAGCTTTATGGAGTAA
- the leuD gene encoding 3-isopropylmalate dehydratase small subunit translates to MEKINKLTSRCVPLPVEHVDTDQIIPARFLKATTREGFGENLFRDWRYHSEDELNLDFVLNDETYTGQVLVAGQNFGCGSSREHAAWALFDHGFRVVVSSFFADIFKSNALNNGLLPITVSEEFLAHLLEQIEANPEMQVSVDLESQQILETATGRVESFEINAYKKMCLQNGYDDIDYLISQKSQIEAFESARN, encoded by the coding sequence ATGGAAAAAATCAACAAATTGACCTCCCGCTGTGTCCCATTGCCGGTCGAGCATGTAGACACCGATCAGATCATTCCTGCGCGATTCCTTAAGGCAACCACCCGAGAAGGATTCGGAGAAAATCTATTTCGCGACTGGAGATATCACTCTGAGGATGAATTGAATCTCGATTTTGTGCTGAATGATGAGACCTACACCGGACAGGTATTGGTGGCCGGACAGAATTTCGGATGTGGAAGTAGCCGAGAACATGCGGCCTGGGCCCTGTTTGATCATGGGTTCCGCGTAGTAGTTTCCAGCTTTTTTGCGGATATCTTCAAGTCCAATGCCCTGAACAATGGGCTGTTGCCGATCACCGTTTCGGAGGAATTTTTGGCGCACTTGTTGGAACAAATTGAAGCCAATCCAGAGATGCAAGTATCGGTGGATCTGGAGAGCCAACAGATTCTGGAGACGGCCACGGGGCGTGTGGAATCCTTTGAGATTAATGCCTACAAGAAGATGTGCCTGCAAAACGGGTACGACGACATCGATTACCTGATCTCCCAGAAATCGCAAATCGAGGCCTTCGAATCGGCCAGGAACTAA
- a CDS encoding 2-isopropylmalate synthase, which translates to MRNRVYVFDTTLRDGEQVPGCQLNTVEKIELARELERLGVDVIEAGFPVSSPGDFRSVVEVSKAVSEPVICALTRAVEHDIEVAAQALEFAKRKRIHTGIGSSDIHIYHKLKSTPEAILERGVKATRFARNLVDEVEFYCEDAGRSRPEFLAQMVEAVIDAGATVINIPDTTGYCLPDQYGALIDYLMNHVSNIDKAILSVHCHNDLGLATANTIAGLRAGARQMEVTVNGIGERAGNTSLEEAVMIMRSHYETLKLDHNIDIQRIYPASRMVTRLMRMPVQPNKAIVGRNAFAHSSGIHQDGVLKNRENYEIIDPQDVGIPASSIILTARSGKAALSHRLDKLGVTLNREELSAAYDKFLLMADEKKEINDEDLMKLIGQEVKQRVLEIESLEVVCGSNDTAKAAVSINRNGVKAYNEAAGNGPVDATIKAITEIMGLNVKLEEYLVQAITGGSDDLAKVHVQISQDDTFFHGFGCDTDTVLATARAYLDAISKV; encoded by the coding sequence ATGCGTAACAGAGTGTACGTATTTGACACGACCCTCCGCGACGGAGAGCAGGTCCCAGGATGCCAACTCAACACGGTCGAAAAGATCGAGCTGGCCCGGGAACTGGAACGATTGGGTGTGGATGTGATTGAAGCAGGATTTCCGGTATCCAGCCCGGGGGACTTCCGCAGCGTCGTGGAGGTGTCCAAGGCTGTATCCGAGCCGGTGATCTGCGCGTTGACGCGAGCAGTGGAGCATGATATTGAGGTGGCGGCACAGGCCTTGGAGTTCGCGAAACGAAAACGCATTCACACGGGTATCGGCAGTTCCGATATTCACATTTACCACAAGCTGAAATCCACGCCCGAGGCCATTCTCGAGCGCGGTGTGAAGGCCACGCGATTTGCCCGGAATCTGGTCGATGAGGTAGAATTCTACTGCGAAGATGCCGGCCGCTCCCGTCCTGAATTCCTCGCACAGATGGTCGAAGCAGTCATCGACGCAGGCGCAACCGTCATCAATATCCCCGATACTACCGGGTATTGCTTGCCGGATCAGTACGGAGCGTTGATCGACTATCTCATGAATCACGTCTCCAACATCGACAAGGCGATTCTCTCCGTCCATTGCCACAATGACCTCGGACTGGCCACTGCCAACACCATCGCGGGATTACGTGCAGGTGCCCGCCAGATGGAGGTGACCGTCAATGGCATCGGTGAACGCGCCGGAAATACTTCCTTGGAGGAAGCGGTGATGATCATGCGCAGCCATTACGAGACGCTCAAGTTGGATCACAACATCGACATTCAGCGGATCTATCCCGCGAGCCGAATGGTGACCCGATTGATGCGCATGCCTGTGCAGCCCAACAAGGCGATTGTGGGTAGAAATGCCTTTGCGCATTCCTCGGGCATTCATCAAGATGGCGTCTTAAAAAACCGCGAAAATTACGAGATCATCGATCCTCAGGACGTGGGAATTCCCGCCAGCTCGATCATCTTGACAGCTCGTTCCGGAAAGGCTGCCTTGAGCCATCGTCTGGACAAATTGGGCGTGACCCTCAATCGCGAAGAATTGTCGGCTGCCTACGACAAATTTTTGCTCATGGCCGATGAGAAGAAAGAGATCAACGACGAGGATCTCATGAAATTGATCGGTCAGGAAGTAAAGCAGCGTGTGCTGGAAATTGAATCTTTGGAAGTGGTTTGCGGCTCCAACGACACGGCCAAAGCAGCTGTATCCATCAATCGAAACGGGGTGAAAGCCTATAATGAAGCCGCTGGAAACGGTCCGGTAGACGCCACCATCAAGGCGATCACCGAGATCATGGGATTGAACGTGAAACTGGAGGAATATCTCGTGCAGGCCATCACAGGCGGATCGGATGATTTGGCCAAGGTCCATGTGCAGATTTCACAGGATGACACCTTCTTCCACGGATTTGGCTGCGATACCGACACTGTTTTGGCGACTGCCCGCGCGTATCTGGACGCGATCTCGAAAGTATAA